One stretch of Desulfatibacillum aliphaticivorans DSM 15576 DNA includes these proteins:
- a CDS encoding dipeptidase has product MRIQKNGSAFTFRKFRQAGMVFIIFAGLLLFLCPMCSACTTTIVTPGASESGAMFVSHSDDGHLADARLMYVPAADHKAGSSRPVYYDAVSIGELPEYASFTYCRYTGISRGPDYENPGAPQTEPLGYIPQVAHTYAYYDGNYGIMNEHQLMFGECTDGSKTDTNIEKEERMPGPKRLFYSAELARVALERCKTSKDAVKLMGDLIDTYGYYGTGETLPVADPKEAWVIEMVPGPKDVPGLWVAQKVPDGEVFVAANELRIREIDPDNPNQLYSRHLYSTAEAMDWWKPEDGKLDWLRTVSKGEYNHPYYSLRRVWRLMTKLAPSRDFSPWVEDGFTKAFPFTIKPDKKLSRKDVMALHRDHYEGTEFDMTKGVAAGPFGCPYRILGPYDAGGDVSDPSKKLEGAWERPLSVYYCTYVFVCEGRSSLPDPIGGVLWFGNGKPSETCFTPFYVGATAIAAPYKTCDARYFTRDSAFWTFNFVENWAALNYKHIHRDIESKRNQMERELGDAVREMDQEALAAYKKDPEKARALLTEFSVSSANDTFTTWQAFGDLLVAKYADGGLNYPGKLNIEMGYPKEWRDTTSWPHGPIKYDKPDKE; this is encoded by the coding sequence ATGCGCATTCAAAAAAACGGTTCGGCGTTTACGTTTAGAAAATTTCGTCAGGCGGGAATGGTTTTTATCATTTTTGCAGGCCTGCTGCTTTTTTTATGCCCAATGTGCAGCGCCTGCACAACAACCATTGTCACCCCGGGGGCGTCCGAGAGCGGGGCCATGTTCGTGTCCCATTCGGATGACGGGCATCTTGCCGACGCCCGTTTGATGTACGTCCCGGCGGCGGACCATAAAGCCGGAAGCTCCCGCCCTGTTTATTATGACGCGGTTTCCATCGGGGAGTTGCCGGAATACGCCAGCTTCACCTATTGCCGGTATACGGGGATCTCCCGCGGGCCGGATTATGAAAATCCCGGAGCTCCCCAGACGGAGCCCTTGGGATACATCCCCCAGGTTGCCCATACCTACGCCTATTATGACGGCAATTACGGGATCATGAACGAGCACCAGCTCATGTTCGGGGAATGCACGGACGGCTCCAAGACGGACACCAACATTGAAAAAGAGGAACGCATGCCCGGGCCGAAACGCTTGTTTTACAGCGCGGAATTGGCCCGTGTGGCCCTGGAGCGGTGCAAGACGTCCAAGGACGCCGTGAAGTTGATGGGCGACTTGATAGATACTTACGGCTATTACGGAACCGGAGAAACCCTGCCCGTGGCCGACCCCAAGGAAGCCTGGGTCATCGAAATGGTCCCCGGCCCCAAGGACGTGCCCGGGTTGTGGGTCGCCCAAAAAGTGCCGGACGGGGAAGTGTTCGTCGCCGCCAATGAGTTGCGCATTCGCGAGATTGATCCGGACAACCCGAACCAACTGTACAGCAGGCATCTTTATTCCACTGCAGAAGCCATGGACTGGTGGAAGCCCGAAGACGGCAAGCTGGACTGGCTTCGCACCGTCAGCAAGGGGGAGTACAACCATCCCTATTATTCGCTGCGCCGCGTGTGGCGCCTCATGACCAAGCTGGCGCCATCGCGCGATTTCAGCCCATGGGTGGAGGACGGCTTTACCAAGGCTTTTCCGTTTACGATCAAACCCGATAAAAAATTGTCGCGGAAAGACGTGATGGCCTTGCATCGGGATCATTACGAAGGAACGGAGTTTGACATGACAAAGGGCGTGGCCGCAGGCCCCTTTGGCTGCCCTTACAGAATCCTGGGGCCTTACGACGCCGGCGGAGACGTGAGCGATCCCTCGAAAAAGCTGGAAGGCGCCTGGGAACGCCCCCTGTCTGTTTATTATTGCACCTACGTGTTTGTGTGCGAAGGCCGCAGCAGCCTGCCCGATCCCATCGGCGGGGTTCTTTGGTTTGGCAACGGCAAGCCTTCGGAAACCTGTTTTACGCCATTCTATGTGGGGGCGACCGCCATTGCCGCTCCGTACAAAACCTGCGATGCGCGCTACTTTACCCGCGATTCGGCCTTTTGGACTTTTAACTTCGTGGAAAACTGGGCGGCCTTGAACTACAAGCATATCCACCGCGACATCGAGTCCAAACGCAACCAAATGGAAAGGGAGCTGGGAGACGCCGTTCGCGAAATGGATCAAGAGGCCCTGGCCGCCTATAAAAAGGACCCGGAAAAAGCGCGGGCCCTGTTGACGGAGTTCAGCGTGAGCTCGGCTAATGACACCTTTACGACGTGGCAGGCCTTTGGCGATCTACTGGTTGCAAAATACGCTGACGGCGGCCTGAATTATCCCGGTAAACTGAATATCGAAATGGGATATCCCAAGGAGTGGCGGGACACCACAAGCTGGCCGCACGGGCCGATCAAATATGACAAGCCCGATAAGGAATAA
- a CDS encoding rhodanese-like domain-containing protein, which produces MKPLVYLLTIAALILGAQSGHCLSPEALDAMLKSGDPPTVVDVRPSFHYSKSHIPGAINIPASVCQEKNLPPLGQVVIYGDGIVIEWEDECLDSLNAREGITAERLDGGFSRWAALGYAATGPSGLSEESFQYVTYNMLSRAVETNPDVLLVDLRKESARKEGGEALADLQALFPKARVVKTGRKSSGLVDNSNARDLLVLIDNGDGKAQEYARHLRAAGMHRFIILAGGEPTLQSKGRPVKKTITREIPQ; this is translated from the coding sequence ATGAAACCCCTTGTTTATTTGCTGACCATAGCCGCGCTGATCCTGGGCGCGCAATCGGGCCATTGCCTGAGCCCCGAAGCCCTGGACGCCATGCTGAAATCCGGCGATCCGCCCACGGTGGTGGACGTGCGTCCGTCCTTTCATTACAGCAAGTCCCATATTCCCGGAGCCATCAATATTCCGGCCAGCGTGTGCCAGGAGAAAAACCTGCCTCCCTTGGGCCAAGTGGTGATCTACGGCGATGGCATCGTCATTGAATGGGAGGACGAATGCCTGGACTCCCTGAACGCGCGGGAGGGGATTACGGCCGAGCGGCTGGACGGCGGTTTCAGCCGGTGGGCCGCCCTGGGATACGCAGCCACGGGCCCCAGCGGGCTCAGCGAGGAGAGTTTTCAGTATGTGACCTACAACATGCTGTCACGCGCTGTGGAAACCAACCCCGACGTGCTGCTGGTGGATCTGCGGAAAGAGAGCGCCCGGAAGGAAGGCGGCGAAGCGTTGGCTGATCTGCAGGCATTGTTTCCCAAAGCCCGGGTGGTTAAGACGGGCCGGAAATCGTCCGGGCTGGTGGATAATTCCAACGCCCGGGACCTGCTTGTACTCATCGATAACGGAGACGGCAAGGCCCAGGAATACGCCCGGCATCTCAGGGCTGCGGGCATGCATCGTTTCATCATCCTGGCCGGCGGCGAGCCCACCCTGCAATCCAAGGGCAGGCCTGTAAAAAAGACCATTACCAGGGAGATTCCGCAATGA
- a CDS encoding GNAT family N-acetyltransferase, which translates to MKIRPENKDDHDAISKTTIVAYEDYPFRQETEHQIIDDLRKADALTVSLVAVVEGQVVGHIAVSPVTISDGTSDWFGLGPISVLPEFQGLGIGGKLIKAGLSRVMNGIGGRGCVLVGPPNFYCMFGFANYPQLIHEDCPQELFLALPFKGKVPCGIVRFHPAFMQLAEVEKDVVVDVIIDYAMAGVKMDLENPTVQRLIEKGILMEMPGHKVIMRPAVLEAYDSILASLTQFRMTEMGRVHKNPFMAAIRS; encoded by the coding sequence ATGAAAATCAGGCCTGAAAATAAAGATGATCACGATGCGATCTCCAAAACCACCATCGTTGCGTATGAGGATTATCCATTCAGGCAAGAAACGGAACACCAGATCATCGATGATCTAAGGAAGGCCGACGCCCTAACGGTTTCTTTGGTGGCAGTGGTTGAAGGGCAGGTCGTAGGGCATATTGCCGTGTCGCCCGTGACGATATCCGACGGGACCAGCGACTGGTTCGGACTGGGTCCGATCTCGGTATTGCCTGAGTTTCAGGGGCTGGGCATAGGCGGCAAACTTATCAAAGCGGGCTTATCCCGTGTAATGAACGGCATTGGAGGGCGCGGCTGCGTCCTCGTGGGGCCGCCCAATTTTTACTGCATGTTCGGCTTTGCAAATTATCCGCAGCTTATTCATGAGGATTGCCCTCAAGAGCTGTTTCTCGCCCTGCCTTTCAAGGGAAAGGTTCCTTGCGGGATTGTTAGGTTTCACCCTGCGTTTATGCAACTGGCGGAGGTTGAAAAGGACGTGGTCGTCGATGTCATCATAGACTACGCCATGGCCGGCGTGAAGATGGATCTTGAAAACCCAACGGTGCAACGTCTGATCGAAAAAGGCATTTTAATGGAAATGCCGGGCCATAAAGTCATCATGCGGCCGGCAGTCCTGGAGGCGTACGATTCGATTTTGGCCAGCCTCACCCAATTCAGAATGACGGAAATGGGCCGCGTCCATAAAAATCCGTTCATGGCGGCGATCAGATCATAA